Proteins found in one Ctenopharyngodon idella isolate HZGC_01 chromosome 16, HZGC01, whole genome shotgun sequence genomic segment:
- the ccdc12 gene encoding coiled-coil domain-containing protein 12: protein MEKPVGTLQEQALKRKERLKALRDRQLQGQAPEDGEPASKKALEDTETEDRHRELKLRNYTPEDEELKERQVPKAKPASVEDKVKDQLEAANPEPVIEEVDLANLAPRKPDWDLKRDVAKKLEKLERRTQKAIAELIRERLKGSEAELAGAVGAVGMEEGDSD, encoded by the exons ATGGAGAAACCTGTAGGTACTTTACAAGAGCAAGCTTTGAAAAGGAAAGAACGATTAAAAGCTCTACGAGACCGACAGCTTCAA GGACAGGCACCTGAGGATGGAGAGCCTGCGAGCAAAAAAGCTCTGGAGGACACTGAGACAGAGGACAGACACAG AGAGCTGAAGCTGAGAAATTACACACCGGAGGACGAGGAGCTGAAGGAGAGACAGGTGCCCAAAGCAAAACCTGCATCAG TGGAGGACAAGGTCAAGGACCAACTGGAAGCTGCAAACCCAGAGCCTGTGATTGAGGAAGTG GATCTGGCCAATCTTGCCCCCAGAAAACCAGACTG GGATCTAAAGAGGGATGTTGCTAAGAAGCTTGAGAAACTAGAGAGGCGAACACAAAAGGCTATTGCTGAACTTATAC GGGAACGGCTCAAGGGCAGCGAGGCAGAGCTGGCGGGAGCGGTCGGAGCAGTTGGCATGGAAGAGGGAGACTCCGATTGA
- the si:ch211-257p13.3 gene encoding kinesin-like protein KIFC3: MYAFYSLLVYIFYTVFKKEEEAALEGAYGESPEEPGHVSMETESKGKGSHTPRLGKRGCARLSDSSSSSDSDGTSVSDEDDEFDEGHGLPTKTPLTAFLSFKQEAEKRRATNSPTEPSEKVTESPLLSVMSHLLSFLEQYSHLQQLQQQADQYRLQLRRHRAQHRRKMKALRASYRQRLRDKNSVINSLEEVIAQQQSPSPENEGEYMLPAASPVGLHKLVQSLCGLQGERSQLRGELRSLHSQLEQREQDRHTKVQAFQQQIDELKSCIEEREEELSKLRVASGVTDSEKRVLCLSAENESLKHSLTVTQGLLQQLSVIPSQSSSVLIKENENLRSRVLQLESSLQQRAEQLSRLEHQKEQSEWRKTEELRRREESVRELQLELDKERNKEPVVKYVTQTVEVESPSTLRQLSEARHQNEQLSEKLSNQRERCRQLEENIRHSDEVSCNLQHKIAAYEKEIGTLREELLKEIGHLEEKKEAAVKAAANCSEEHLQSLQTQFITLQKRLSALPPTLRSMKTDYASLRSQVRNFSDFYGTAIKEAKKQIMAAINEMSEANKDLLEKYRKEVALRRKYHEQLVELKGNIRVLCRVKPVLKEDQHEEGQAVVVTTDPNNESALTVLSKGKPKNFELDKVFHPQATQEEVFQEIEPLITSCIDGYHVCIFAYGQTGSGKTYTMEGTVENPGINQRALKHLFNEIEERKDMWTYNVSVSSVEIYNEVLRDLLSKDGEKLDIKINPDGTGQLHVPGLRVMEVKSFQHIKKILAIARKNRITFGTQMNQHSSRSHALLTVTVLGTDLASGAKTTGKLNLVDLAGSERVWKSGAEGERLKEAQNINRSLLALGDVIQALKAHQTHIPFRNSRLTYLLQDSLGKGNKTAMVVQVSSLESNVGETLCSLKFAQRVCKVELGPAARKIETGGHNENKS, translated from the exons ATGTATGCCTTCTATTCTTTGCTGGTGTACATCTTCTACACTGTCTTCAAAAAGGAGGAGGAGGCAGCGCTCGAGGGGGCGTATGGAGAATCCCCGGAG GAGCCTGGCCATGTTTCCATGGAAACAGAGAGCAAGGGTAAGGGTAGCCACACCCCCAGGTTGGGCAAAAGAGGATGTGCAAGACTGAGCGATTCAA GTAGCAGCAGTGATAGTGATGGGACGTCTGTcagtgatgaagatgatgagtTTGATGAAGGTCATGGATTACCTACCAAAACACCATTAACAGCTTTCCTGTCTTTTAAGCAAGAGGCAGAAAAGAGAAGAGCCACTAATTCTCCAACAGAACCTAGTGAAAAG GTGACAGAGTCTCCATTGCTGTCTGTGATGTCACACCTCCTGAGCTTCCTGGAGCAATATTCCCACCTGCAACAGCTGCAACAGCAGGCCGATCAGTACCGCCTGCAGCTACGCAGACACCGTGCCCAGCACCGGCGGAAGATGAAGGCCCTGCGTGCGTCCTACCGCCAGCGCCTCAGAGACAAGAACAGTGTGATTAACAGCCTGGAGGAAGTGATCGCTCAGCAGCAGAGCCCATCACCTGAAAATGAGG gtGAGTACATGCTTCCTGCAGCATCTCCAGTCGGGCTGCATAAGTTGGTTCAGTCTCTATGTGGGCTGCAGGGAGAGAGGAGTCAACTGAGAGGAGAGCTGCGATCGCTTCATTCCCAGCTTGAGCAGAGAGAACAAGATCGCCACACTAAAGTACAGGCCTTCCAACAGCAG ATTGATGAGCTGAAGAGCTGTATTGAggaaagagaagaggagctgTCTAAACTCAGAGTGGCATCA GGAGTAACAGACTCTGAAAAAAGAGTGCTTTGCTTATCAGCAGAGAATGAGAGTTTGAAACACAGCCTTACAGTAACACAGGGTCTTCtgcagcagctgtcagtcatcCCATCCCAGTCCAGCTCTGTGCTTATCAAG GAAAATGAGAACTTGCGCAGTCGTGTTCTGCAGCTGGAAAGTTCACTGCAGCAGCGGGCAGAGCAGCTGTCACGTCTGGAGCACCAGAAGGAGCAGAGTGAATGGAGGAAGACAGAAGAGCTCAGGAGACGAGAAGAGAGCGTGAGAGAGCTGCAGCTTGAATTAGACAAAGAACGCAACAAGGAACCTGTGGTTAAA TATGTTACACAAACCGTGGAGGTGGAGTCACCTTCAACTCTACGTCAACTATCTGAAGCCAGACATCAGAATGAACAGCTTTCTGAGAAGCTAAGCAACCAGAGAGAACGATGCCGACAGTTGGAGGAGAACATCAGACATTCTGATGAAGTCAGCTGCAATTTGCAACACAAG ATTGCTGCATATGAGAAGGAGATTGGGACCCTGAGGGAGGAGCTGCTGAAGGAAATTGGACATCTTGAGGAAAAGAAAGAGGCAGCCGTAAAAGCGGCAGCCAACTGCTCTGAGGAGCATCTCCAGAGCCTGCAGACCCAGTTCATAA CCCTCCAAAAGCGTCTGAGTGCTCTCCCTCCCACGTTACGCTCCATGAAGACCGACTACGCCAGCTTGCGCAGTCAGGTCCGCAACTTTTCCGACTTCTATGGAACAGCTATCAAAGAAGCCAAGAAACAA ATAATGGCAGCTATAAATGAGATGTCAGAGGCCAACAAAGACCTTTTAGAAAAATACAGAAAGGAGGTAGCGCTCCGCAGAAAGTACCACGAGCAGCTGGTTGAGCTTAAAG GTAATATCCGTGTGCTGTGCCGTGTAAAGCCAGTACTGAAGGAAGATCAACATGAGGAAGGCCAAGCGGTAGTTGTAACAACAGATCCCAATAATGAATCTGCACTCACAGTTTTAAGCAAGGGAAAGCCCAAAAACTTTGAGCTGGATAAAGTCTTTCACCCTCAGGCCACTCAAGAAGAG GTGTTCCAGGAAATTGAGCCACTCATCACATCCTGTATAGATGGGTATCATGTTTGCATCTTTGCTTATGGCCAGACAGGATCTGGCAAGACCTATACTATGGAG GGTACTGTTGAGAACCCCGGCATCAACCAACGAGCCCTGAAACACCTGTTCAATGAGATTGAGGAAAGAAAAGACATGTGGACGTACAACGTCAGTGTCAGTTCAGTGGAAATTTACAACGAGGTCCTGAG AGATCTACTCAGTAAGGATGGAGAGAAGCTTGACATTAAGATCAACCCTGATGGGACGGGTCAGCTCCATGTGCCAGGACTGAGGGTCATGGAGGTCAAAAGCTTCCAGCATATCAAGAAA ATTTTGGCCATAGCTCGAAAGAACAGGATTACATTTGGAACGCAGATGAACCAGCATAGCTCTCGATCACATGCCTTGCTCACTGTGACTGTGCTGGGCACAGACCTCGCCAGTGGAGCCAAAACCACCG GCAAGCTGAATCTTGTGGATCTGGCTGGTTCTGAGAGGGTGTGGAAGTCTGGAGCAGAGGGGGAAAGACTGAAGGAAGCCCAGAATATCAACCGCTCACTGCTGGCTCTAGGAGATGTGATCCAAGCTCTCAAGGCCCACCAGACTCACATACCCTTCAGGAACTCACGACTCACCTACCTGCTGCAGGACTCACTGGGAAAAGGCAACAAAACCGCCATGGTTGTTCAG GTTTCATCTCTTGAGAGCAACGTCGGAGAGACCCTGTGCTCGCTAAAGTTTGCCCAGCGAGTGTGCAAGGTGGAGCTGGGCCCTGCTGCACGAAAAATTGAGACGGGAGGacataatgaaaacaaaagttAA